Genomic DNA from Filimonas effusa:
GTGGCTGAGCGTTGCCTATTCCCCGTCTCTTTTCCGCTGGCGGCGGCGATCGCGGTATTTAAGTATGGGGATCTTGCTTTCAGTGCCTTTGAGCAACCTGTTAATGTTCTTCTGATGCGTTAAAATGACCATCAAGGCCACTGCGATCGCAAATACGCGGTACAGCGGCTCGCGCTCATTAAAGATGAAAAGAATGAATACAGCAAAAGATACACTGGCGAGAATAGAGCTTAATGAAACGAACCGGGTAAGGTATAATACCAGCAGGAATACGCCAATACAGCATAGGGCCACCAGCGGCTGAATAGCTACCGCCATCCCCAACAGGGTTGCTACTCCTTTTCCCCCTTTAAAATCGGCATAAAGCGGGAAAATATGTCCTACTACAGCTGCCAGCCCGAGTCCTATCATAAAATTGGTCCGGTCCCAGGAATCCACCATATAATGCGGAATAAAGATATAAAGCGAGGTAGCCAGCACGCCCTTCAGGACGTCGACGACCATTACAAAAGTTCCCCATTTAGACCCAAGCACCCGGTAGGTGTTGGTGGCACCGGCATTACCGCTGCCATAATCTCTTATATCTATACCGAAGAAATACCTGCTGACCCAGATGGATGTTGGAATGGAGCCAATGAGATACGCCACTACTATTAATAAGAATTCGTGCATCTGCTGACATTTGACGTGGGTGACAAATATAGGAGAGTTTACGTAAAATTAACTTATCTGGAAGCAGCGATACAAATCCAACGTGATCTTTTAACAGTTCTTATATGCATAAGTCCTTGGCTTTCAATAGAACGTGTAATATCTTCCTCATCTTCTTCCAGTAACCCACTTAAAATAAGGGTACCGCCTTTTTCCAGTTGTTTTGCCAGTACCGGCATGTTCGCCAGAAGGATATGTTTGTTGATATTCGCCAGGATCACATCA
This window encodes:
- the plsY gene encoding glycerol-3-phosphate 1-O-acyltransferase PlsY, producing the protein MHEFLLIVVAYLIGSIPTSIWVSRYFFGIDIRDYGSGNAGATNTYRVLGSKWGTFVMVVDVLKGVLATSLYIFIPHYMVDSWDRTNFMIGLGLAAVVGHIFPLYADFKGGKGVATLLGMAVAIQPLVALCCIGVFLLVLYLTRFVSLSSILASVSFAVFILFIFNEREPLYRVFAIAVALMVILTHQKNINRLLKGTESKIPILKYRDRRRQRKRDGE